From one Scophthalmus maximus strain ysfricsl-2021 chromosome 19, ASM2237912v1, whole genome shotgun sequence genomic stretch:
- the hscb gene encoding iron-sulfur cluster co-chaperone protein HscB isoform X1 has translation MSVGRRVIRNPRVESVESGLCYDMLSSTSRQIVLSSRAALLTRSRLSVSKVAARPAHGVCSSLHTEDTSWHGRSMGSRGAPVRGRGPTLHAHQSNSPRNFCTGPVGHNCWKCEQPLDTAPAFFCVSCKVVQPPEEGVSYFKIMACDHTFTLDTHQLQKRYLQLQRSLHPDNFSQNSVREQEYSENQSALVNKAYTTLLKPLSRGLYMLELEGVRIEEGTDAGADAAFLMELMEVNEAVDEARTPEEADTIGRDTRGKLADLTERIDAALRTGELQTARALLAQMKYHANIEEKVKEKLREFM, from the exons ATATGTTGTCATCGACCTCCCGGCAGATTGTGCTGTCGTCCCGGGCTGCGCTGCTGACGAGGAGCCGGTTGTCTGTGTCTAAAGTGGCTGCACGTCCAGCACACGGTGTGTGCAGCAGCTtgcacacagaggacacatCGTGGCACGGCCGCAGCATGGGCTCCAGAGGAGCCCCGGTGAGGGGAAGGGGACCGACCCTCCACGCTCATCAGTCTAATTCACCAAGGAACTTCTGCACAGGTCCAGTGGGACACAACTGTTGGAAGTGTGAGCAGCCCCTCGACACTGCACCTGCCTTCTTCTGTGTGTCATGCAAAGTGGTCCAGCCTCCTGAAGAGGGGGTGTCCTACTTCAAGATCATGGCTTG TGACCACACgttcacactggacacacaccaGCTGCAGAAAAGATACCTGCAGCTCCAGAGGTCTCTGCATCCAGACAACTTCAGCCAGAATTCGGTG agagagcaggagtATTCAGAAAACCAATCTGCGCTCGTGAACAAAGCGTACACGACTCTGCTCAAGCCTTTGAGTCGCGGTCTTTACATG CTGGAGCTGGAGGGCGTGCGCATAGAGGAGGGCACCGACGCCGGGGCTGATGCGGCGTTtctgatggagctgatggaggTCAATGAAGCCGTTGATGAAGCGCGGACTCCGGAGGAAGCCGATACGATCGGCCGAGACACGAGAG GGAAACTGGCTGACCTGACGGAGCGGATAGACGCTGCCCTTCGCACAG GGGAGCTTCAGACTGCCAGAGCGCTGCTTGCCCAAATGAAATACCACGCCAACATCgaagagaaagtgaaggagaaaCTCCGTGAATTCATGTAA
- the hscb gene encoding iron-sulfur cluster co-chaperone protein HscB isoform X2: protein MLSSTSRQIVLSSRAALLTRSRLSVSKVAARPAHGVCSSLHTEDTSWHGRSMGSRGAPVRGRGPTLHAHQSNSPRNFCTGPVGHNCWKCEQPLDTAPAFFCVSCKVVQPPEEGVSYFKIMACDHTFTLDTHQLQKRYLQLQRSLHPDNFSQNSVREQEYSENQSALVNKAYTTLLKPLSRGLYMLELEGVRIEEGTDAGADAAFLMELMEVNEAVDEARTPEEADTIGRDTRGKLADLTERIDAALRTGELQTARALLAQMKYHANIEEKVKEKLREFM from the exons ATGTTGTCATCGACCTCCCGGCAGATTGTGCTGTCGTCCCGGGCTGCGCTGCTGACGAGGAGCCGGTTGTCTGTGTCTAAAGTGGCTGCACGTCCAGCACACGGTGTGTGCAGCAGCTtgcacacagaggacacatCGTGGCACGGCCGCAGCATGGGCTCCAGAGGAGCCCCGGTGAGGGGAAGGGGACCGACCCTCCACGCTCATCAGTCTAATTCACCAAGGAACTTCTGCACAGGTCCAGTGGGACACAACTGTTGGAAGTGTGAGCAGCCCCTCGACACTGCACCTGCCTTCTTCTGTGTGTCATGCAAAGTGGTCCAGCCTCCTGAAGAGGGGGTGTCCTACTTCAAGATCATGGCTTG TGACCACACgttcacactggacacacaccaGCTGCAGAAAAGATACCTGCAGCTCCAGAGGTCTCTGCATCCAGACAACTTCAGCCAGAATTCGGTG agagagcaggagtATTCAGAAAACCAATCTGCGCTCGTGAACAAAGCGTACACGACTCTGCTCAAGCCTTTGAGTCGCGGTCTTTACATG CTGGAGCTGGAGGGCGTGCGCATAGAGGAGGGCACCGACGCCGGGGCTGATGCGGCGTTtctgatggagctgatggaggTCAATGAAGCCGTTGATGAAGCGCGGACTCCGGAGGAAGCCGATACGATCGGCCGAGACACGAGAG GGAAACTGGCTGACCTGACGGAGCGGATAGACGCTGCCCTTCGCACAG GGGAGCTTCAGACTGCCAGAGCGCTGCTTGCCCAAATGAAATACCACGCCAACATCgaagagaaagtgaaggagaaaCTCCGTGAATTCATGTAA